A part of Fusarium oxysporum Fo47 chromosome III, complete sequence genomic DNA contains:
- a CDS encoding ankyrin repeat-containing domain protein codes for MAEALGVASSIIAVVGASIKTTETILGLISLYRDAPVEVSFLKNDVADTQIILSNVKENISSIRHVEHRLGLTDSDAVWCNLQNNDKAGFLLKRLELSLIEIEETLRMIESKFKDNTIIDRATWMMHRNKIKTLRANLREQKDNIILYFSGSASTQASRNFVLLTKVLCENSQNIHQEGQRHNHLDALLQNMSRSLAALSTIPERQTQLIALLENLAPSVVTLEQRTTDTTSSQTIKNKSNMGKPDETPTAGAARSLPQLSPVPNTSSIQISTESISTLKLEFSRFQKRGCVLGCECHCHQRRRYRSPSFAQKILGEAFVAFSSIPLLSRPCHNGCMHKSRFSFNFTYHLPTAFLNKMVSLVYMTTTQGDPAVCIKVRPLSTDFSIYRAIEKCDVGGIHKMLEGRLVHPSASFKGGWTPLHYAISYGYTNIIKSLLAVGADPLIEDGRNQLSSLEWAWAKILGGVYDQETQVEMEQLFNDRDCLEEMRFPPLHRLVLGLDKSSLEEHLVNSRGQVDSVDGSGRTALSWAAQRGMTYAVTTLLRYGANPNINTPNGHSPLMFASEARNPDSIRPLLGAGANVAQYDVEGQTALHYAAGHWDDLAYYEPLVEYGSDVNWPTIPRLTPLTTVIIEGHNKAMKYLVANGADVNMKGHDGRSPGFYAVEYNNHAAIQFLQDSGVDFRGYSEAYPSVLHVAAYHADVETIKMLTSYYLVLEDVECIDSKGLTVLQIVEERVKRRNVEAGFTQAFELLLQSVVSEEVKGLESRPESEIFYDAVEYL; via the exons ATGGCTGAAGCACTAGGAGTTGCGAGCTCAATTATAGCTGTCGTTGGAGCCTCCATTAAAACGACGGAAACTATTCTTGGACTGATCTCGCTGTATCGCGACGCACCAGTTGAAGTTTCATTTCTCAAAAATGATGTTGCTGATACGCAGATAATCCTTTCTAATGTAAAAGAAAATATCTCATCCATTAGGCATGTTGAACACCGTCTAGGACTCACAGACTCGGACGCAGTTTGGTGCAATCTTCAGAATAACGATAAGGCTGGCTTCCTTCTCAAAAGGCTCGAATTGAGCTTGATCGAGATTGAAGAGACTCTGAGGATGATAGAGTCCAAGTTCAAAGATAATACAATCATCGATCGCGCGACTTGGATGATGCATCGTAACAAAATCAAGACGTTACGAGCGAATTTGCGAGAGCAGAAAGACAATATAATCCTCTACTTCTCGGGAAGTGCAAG TACGCAAGCTAGCCGGAATTTTGTTCTACTCACCAAGGTTCTATGtgagaacagtcagaacATACATCAAGAGGGACAAAGACACAACCATCTCGATGCGTTATTACAAAACATGTCTCGATCGCTCGCAGCGTTGAGCACTATTCCAGAACGCCAGACTCAGCTCATCGCCTTGCTGGAAAACCTTGCACCATCTGTTGTAACCCTTGAGCAGAGGACTACCGACACTACAAGTTCGCAAACAATAAAGAATAAATCCAATATGGGAAAACCGGATGAGACGCCTACTGCTGGAGCTGCCCGCTCATTACCTCAGCTTTCTCCAGTTCCAAATACATCGTCCATACAAATATCCACCGAGTCAATTTCAACGCTCAAGTTAGAATTTTCAAGATTCCAGAAACGCGGCTGCGTTCTGGGATGCGAATGTCATTGCCACCAAAGACGGCGCTACCGCTCACCGTCCTTTGCGCAAAAGATTTTAGGCGAAGCATTTGTTGCTTTTTCCAGCATACCCTTACTATCGAGGCCTTGCCACAATGGTTGCATGCATAAATCTCGATTTTCATTCAACTTCACGTACCATCTTCCCACCGCCTTTCTTAACAAAATGGTCTCTCTGGTCTATATGACTACGACACAGGGAGACCCGGCCGTATGCATCAAGGTTCGACCCCTTAGCACTGACTTCTCGATCTACAGGGCAATCGAGAAATGCGATGTTGGTGGGATACATAAGATGCTTGAAGGACGCTTGGTTCACCCTAGTGCATCATTCAAAGG GGGCTGGACGCCACTCCAT TACGCAATCAGCTATGGCTATACCAACATCATAAAATCTCTTTTAGCCGTTGGAGCTGATCCGCTTATAGAGGATGGCAGAAATCAACT CTCTTCATTAGAATGGGCCTGGGCCAAAATCTTGGGCGGTGTCTATGACCAGGAAACGCAAGTGGAGATGGAACAATTGTTCAACGATAGAGATTGCCTAGAGGAGATGCGATTTCCACCTCTACATCGCCTCGTTCTGGGGCTTGATAAATCGTCATTAGAGGAGCATCTTGTTAATAGTAGAGGTCAAGTGGACTCAGTTGATGGATCAGGTCGAACCGCTCTCTCTTGGGCAGCTCAACGGGGCATGACTTACGCTGTCACTACCCTGCTTCGATATGGAGCTAATCCGAATATCAACACGCCAAATGGCCACAGCCCTCTTATGTTTGCTTCAGAGGCGCGCAACCCAGACAGCATTCGTCCGCTTCTCGGTGCCGGTGCGAACGTAGCACAATATGATGTCGAAGGCCAAACAGCTTTACATTACGCGGCAGGGCACTGGGATGATTTAGCCTATTATGAACCACTGGTAGAATATGGCTCCGACGTCAACTGGCCCACAATCCCACGCCTGACTCCGCTGACTACAGTTATTATCGAGGGTCACAACAAAGCAATGAAGTATCTCGTTGCCAATGGCGCGGATGTCAATATGAAAGGCCATGATGGTCGCTCACCAGGCTTCTACGCAGTTGAGTACAACAATCATGCGGCAATCCAGTTTCTGCAAGACAGCGGAGTGGATTTCAGAGGCTATAGTGAGGCCTATCCCAGCGTATTGCATGTGGCGGCCTACCATGCTGACGTTGAAACGATAAAGATGCTTACCTCTTATTATCTAGTCCTGGAAGATGTTGAATGTATTGATAGCAAAGGTCTTACAGTTCTACAAATTGTAGAAGAAAGGGTTAAACGACGGAATGTTGAGGCTGGCTTTACACAAGCATTTGAGTTATTGCTGCAGAGCGTGGTGAGCGAGGAGGTAAAGGGATTAGAGTCGAGACCAGAGAGTGAGATATTTTATGATGCTGtagaatatttataa
- a CDS encoding isoprenoid synthase domain-containing protein, translated as MINQKQEAQDPNMVPSEAASKKTSVEAFKYDWDRAVAMVAAHSNEIVHAPFEYLDSLPNPKTLVPLVDGLHAWFRIPEDQLVKIRKIVHEVDQTTLLIDHVLDNDTERRGSPATHLVFGVGHTISTALVTYGKIYELASTLSDVASRSLLDEIKILYSGHTHEFFQTYNCAPPPIPVHLKVLEQKTGSLFRMTSRMMQAEATKNQDININNVITVLGRYYQILNDFQDITDTALGKISLSDKDDLDQGTFTLTLIHALNEQKKAGKTELIDIMKSRSDRGLP; from the exons ATGATTAACCAGAAGCAGGAAGCACAAGACCCTAACATGGTTCCTAGTGAAGCTGCTAGTAAGAAGACCAGTGTTGAAGCCTTCAAATATGACTGGGACCGCGCAGTGGCCATGGTGGCTGCTCACTCCAATGAG ATTGTCCATGCTCCGTTTGAATACCTCGACAGCCTGCCGAATCCGAAGACTCTCGTTCCA CTAGTCGATGGTCTCCACGCTTGGTTTCGCATTCCTGAAGACCAACTCGTTAAGATCCGAAAGATTGTGCACGAGGTGGACCAGACAACTCTGCT TATCGATCATGTTTTAGACAACGACACAGAGCGACGCGGTTCTCCTGCCACCCATCTCGTCTTCGGAGTCGGTCACACCATCAGTACCGCGCTGGTTACGTATGGGAAGATTTATGAATTGGCTTCAACTTTGAGCGATGTTGCCTCCCGCTCCCTACTCG atgagatcaagatctTGTACTCGGGCCACACGCACGAGTTCTTCCAAACATACAACTGCGCCCCACCACCCATTCCAGTACATCTTAAGGTCCTCGAGCAGA AGACTGGCAGCCTTTTCAGAATGACATCCAGGATGATGCAGGCGGAAGCAACCAAGAACCaagacatcaacatcaacaacgtTATCACCGTTCTTGGCCGCTATTATCAGATCCTCAATGACTTTCAGGACATTACAGACACGGCCCTGGGCAAGATCTCGTTGTCCGACAAGGATGACCTTGACCAAGGCACCTTCACGCTGACCTTGATTCATGCACTCAACGAGCAGAAGAAAGCCGGCAAAACCGAGctgattgatatcatgaAGTCCCGGAGCGACCGGGGCTTGCCCTAG
- a CDS encoding sterigmatocystin biosynthesis dehydrogenase stcV (unnamed protein product), which translates to MPAEQTPSLLSRHRQLSPNASLRVSPLCLGTMNFEDAYTARMGECSKETAFKILDHFVSSGGNFIDTANAYQAGQTEEWLGEWITTRQNRDDLVIATKYSAPYKPIDGTSSITTNRGGNGIKSMRLSLEASLRKLQTSYVDILYVHWWDYATTIPELMHGLNDLVTSGKVLYLGISDTPAWVVSKANQYARVAGLRQFVVYQGMWNASMRDFERDIIPMCQDEGMGLCPYGVLNQGRFQTEEGFKAREQNNGGRKHTPLSGHDRAVSRALEQTALSLEPPEAITDVALSYVMQKAQFVFPIVGGRKLEHIENNIRGLRVALTDDDMGKIDTASPFNPGFPHTFLSGTLLDGADAPQSGAYAPGDVWLLKSLGTMDFHAGLTPLKPPSVP; encoded by the coding sequence ATGCCTGCCGAACAAAcgccttctcttctctctcgaCACCGCCAACTCTCCCCAAATGCCTCGCTAAGAGTTTCTCCTCTGTGCCTTGGTACGATGAATTTTGAAGATGCCTACACAGCCCGGATGGGGGAATGCTCGAAGGAAACAGCCTTCAAGATCCTAGATCATTTCGTCAGCTCAGGCGGCAACTTCATCGATACTGCCAATGCCTATCAAGCCGGTCAGACGGAAGAATGGCTCGGAGAGTGGATCACAACCCGACAGAACCGAGACGACTTGGTCATCGCCACCAAGTATTCGGCCCCGTATAAACCCATTGATGGAACCAGCAGCATCACGACGAACCGTGGCGGCAACGGCATTAAGTCTATGAGACTCTCCTTAGAAGCGTCCCTTCGAAAGCTTCAGACATCCTACGTCGATATCCTCTACGTGCACTGGTGGGATTATGCAACCACCATTCCTGAACTCATGCATGGGTTGAACGACCTTGTTACCTCTGGTAAAGTTCTATACCTAGGCATTTCTGACACACCCGCTTGGGTCGTCTCGAAAGCCAACCAGTACGCCCGAGTGGCTGGCCTCCGGCAATTTGTGGTCTATCAAGGCATGTGGAATGCGTCGATGCGCGATTTCGAAAGGGATATTATCCCGATGTGCCAGGATGAAGGCATGGGCCTTTGCCCGTACGGTGTCTTGAACCAGGGGAGATTCCAGACAGAAGAAGGATTCAAGGCTCGTGAGCAGAATAACGGAGGCCGAAAACACACACCGCTCTCCGGCCACGACAGGGCAGTATCCCGAGCCTTGGAACAGACTGCTTTGTCTCTCGAACCCCCAGAGGCCATCACTGACGTTGCGCTATCATATGTTATGCAAAAAGCACAATTTGTCTTTCCAATTGTTGGCGGGAGGAAATTGGAACATATAGAAAACAATATTCGGGGCCTGAGGGTGGCGCTTACAGATGATGACATGGGCAAGATTGATACAGCATCTCCATTCAACCCGGGATTTCCTCACACATTTCTCAGTGGCACTCTGTTGGATGGGGCCGATGCTCCTCAAAGCGGAGCATACGCGCCTGGTGATGTGTGGTTGCTGAAGAGTCTTGGGACGATGGATTTCCATGCTGGACTAACACCTCTCAAGCCGCCATCGGTACCATAA
- a CDS encoding P-loop containing nucleoside triphosphate hydrolase protein gives MASTPTEESKPAGTVYTRRSIFPEGGEVRPVKPLERPPILCLGSPRTGTASLMKALEILGFPNTHHGWDLCELDHLQWQWPILDQANDATFTSLPTYRGAPFSREQWDQVFGQYDAVSDVASFYAESLIPAYPDAKVILVERHIDAWCNSMQAVVKPIMNPWMRWFVTKVGDYAGYPCGSVSFRTQQGWTRSGCPEDVEKNLRAAYIRHYEYVRASVPREQLLDFNLADGWEPLCLFLGKDVPDVSFPHINEKKEYTARSKRLGDKITKSAARLL, from the exons ATGGCTTCGACGCCGACAGAAGAATCCAAGCCCGCTGGTACAGTCTACACCCGTCGATCAATCTTTCCGGAAGGCGGAGAAGTTCGTCCCGTCAAGCCACTGGAAAGACCACCCATTCTGTGTCTGGGCAGCCCCCGCACAGGTACTGCTTCGTTGATGAAGGCCCTCGAGATACTTGGGTTCCCCAACACGCACCATGGATGGGATCTCTGCGAGCTCGACCATTTACAATGGCAGTGGCCAATCCTGGACCAGGCCAACGACGCTACATTCACAAGCCTCCCTACGTATCGCGGGGCACCCTTCTCTCGAGAGCAATGGGACCAGGTTTTTGGGCAGTACGACGCCGTTTCAGATGTGGCGTCTTTCTATGCTGAGTCTCTGATCCCGGCGTATCCTGATGCCAAGGTGATCCTCGTTGAGCGCCATATCGACGCTTGGTGTAATAGCATGCAGGCTGTTGTTAAGCCGATAATGAACCCCTGGATGCGTTGGTTCGTTACAAAAGTCGGCGACTACGCAGGCTACCCATGTGGCTCGGTGTCATTCCGAACGCAGCAGGGCTGGACCAGATCGGGATGCCCcgaagatgttgagaagaatcTGAGAGCAGCATATATAAGGCACTACGAATACGTTCGCGCTAGTGTTCCGAGGGaacagcttcttgacttcaacCTGGCCGACGGTTGGGAACCGCTGTGCTTGTTTTTGGGAAAAGATGTCCCTGATGTATCCTTTCCACATATTAATGAGAAAAAGGAGTACACGGCTAGAAGTAAACGATTGGGGGATAAGATCACAAAAAGCGCGGCCC GGCTATTATAG
- a CDS encoding O-methyltransferase-domain-containing protein produces the protein MADNNNPSLESLAATVSETVNALSAKLKEIACPAPSFAEDGLVEYPKLPELNGLRFQLIDAAADLYRLALGPTDNSMFAPLHLNYDATVIDVLNHFDIWNAVPVGGSASYSEIATKVSLPESLVRRVLKYAITIRYFARDPSDKDRVVHTSLSAVPAKQYLIRSWFRHHFDEARVAGVHFAESFEMFSAGKDKPSEEPIESPFSLANVDKLKTPESFWDYLNREAEGKPKGWRATNFAESMQAASSASAIRADDLLKIGYDWVQLGDVTLVDVGGSSGHDAVHLARTFPNLKKIVVQDLPEVQVAFDERLPEELKSRVIFEPHDFFGPQNTPGDVYMLKTILHDWPDKYAAKILANLVPQLKSGSRILLVEAVGLPEGVEPPFQMLGRTFAAADLHMLGVFNSLERNLEDWKKLLGDVDERLEIGHVSEVPGALHNFIEIKFSG, from the exons ATGgcagacaacaacaaccccTCCCTCGAATCTCTGGCAGCGACCGTCTCCGAGACGGTCAACGCCCTGTccgccaagctcaaggaaatCGCATGCCCCGCGCCGTCATTCGCTGAAGATGGCCTCGTCGAATACCCTAAGCTCCCAGAGCTCAACGGCCTCCGCTTCCAGCTTATCGACGCAGCAGCAGACCTGTACCGACTTGCCCTCGGCCCAACCGACAATTCCATGTTTGCCCCCCTCCAT CTCAATTATGACGCCACCGTCATCGACGTCCTCAACCACTTTGACATCTGGAACGCCGTCCCCGTGGGCGGTTCAGCATCATATAGTGAGATCGCCACCAAGGTGAGCCTCCCAGAGAGCCTCGTCCGCCGCGTCCTTAAGTACGCCATCACGATCCGCTACTTTGCTCGTGACCCAAGCGACAAAGACCGCGTCGTCCACACCTCGCTGTCCGCCGTCCCCGCCAAGCAGTACCTCATCCGCTCTTGGTTTCGCCACCACTTCGACGAGGCGCGCGTTGCGGGCGTCCACTTTGCCGAGTCGTTTGAGATGTTCAGCGCCGGTAAGGACAAGCCCAGCGAGGAACCCATCGAGAGTCCCTTTTCGCTGGCCAACGTGGATAAGCTGAAGACGCCTGAGTCATTCTGGGATTACCTCAACCGCGAAGCAGAGGGTAAACCCAAGGGATGGCGGGCGACCAATTTTGCCGAGAGTATGCAGGCGGCGTCGAGTGCGTCGGCTATCCGGGCCGACGATCTGCTTAAGATTGGTTATGACTGGGTTCAGCTCGGCGACGTTACCCTTGTTGAT GTCGGCGGCTCAAGTGGCCACGATGCTGTCCATCTGGCTCGCACGTTTCCCaacctcaagaagatcgTGGTCCAGGATCTCCCCGAGGTGCAAGTGGCCTTTGATGAGCGCCTCCCTGAAGAGCTCAAGTCCCGTGTCATCTTTGAGCCCCACGACTTCTTCGGCCCGCAAAACACCCCCGGTGACGTCTACATGCTGAAGACGATCCTGCACGACTGGCCGGACAAGTACGCGGCCAAGATCCTCGCCAACCTGGTGCCGCAGCTCAAGTCAGGCTCCCGCATCCTGCTTGTCGAGGCGGTGGGCCTGCCAGAGGGTGTCGAGCCGCCCTTCCAGATGCTGGGACGGACTTTTGCCGCCGCGGACTTGCATATGCTGGGCGTATTCAACTCCTTGGAGAGGAATCTGGAGGATTGGAAGAAGCTTCTGGGGGATGTCGACGAGAGGCTGGAGATTGGCCATGTTTCAGAGGTGCCTGGGGCTCTGCATAACTTTATCGAGATCAAGTTCAGCGGTTGA